The DNA segment CAAAGCGTAAACCAGATGGGAGTATCCTCCCTGCCCACCTAATCGGACTCGCGTCCCCGTCCGCCCAATTGGCAAAACCTTGTCAATGGTAAATCTAGTTATGGTTTTTGCTTGCCCCCCTCTTGTTCATCTTTGCCCCACCGCTTGTGGTCGCATAGAGTGGGTCTAGCTTGACCAAACCACCAAACATGGTGCAGTCAAGTGAGTTGAGGTGGTTTTATGGCTAGTACGGTGTCCATTTCTGCCTAGGTGGTTGTTGACACTGAGTCAAAATATTTAAGGGTGGCGGGTAGGTGGCCCCGTTTGACGATTCAGCCTTACGGTGTATGTCGTCCTCAATCCACTAAAAGTAGTCGCACACCTCCTCGCAGAACTTTCTCGGCGCGGGCCTCTTAGGTCTTGCTGAGGAGGACGCGGCCGTACCGACATGGTAGATGAGGTTGAGTGTGGCGGCGGGGACTAAGGAGGGTTGAGAGGGGGCGGGGGGTGTCTGCCGATGAAGGGGGGAGAATAAGATGACTATGTCGGCGATGCGGGTAGGGGAGAGAGGTTGAATGTGGTGCTGATCCGTAACGCTAAATTACATACGAAGATGTCAGTAGGTCTAGCGTCTCTTCGTATACACTGCCACAAATTTACAAAAGGGGATACAAGTGGAGTTCACTCTCACAATAAGAAAAAACTAAATTATTTTCCCCCGCAAATTAAATAAATAAGAAAAGACGAGTTTACGGCATCCCACTCCACAATTCACTCCCAAGCAGCCGCCACCGGAAAGCGGCAACAAACTCCCGCCATTTCGCCGAGTCTCTGTCCGTATGTTCCATTCCATTCCGTCCCTTCCTCCCCCCGATCTCATCGTCTCCGTATCCCCTTCCTTGCCCCGAGAGTTCAAAATCCTGGCTGACAAGGCTGCGCCGGGGTGACCCTAAACCCTACATGCAGGTCTTCTGCTCGACGAAATGCGCCGAAGCACCACCCAGCGCCCGGGGCCGCGCCGCGGCGCCGGCCTCAAGCCCGGATCCCGCGGaccggccgccgccaagcccgaccACCATAGCGCCCTCCCGGACGCGCTCCTGCACCGCATCATGTCGTCCCTCAAGGCGTGGGAGGCGGTCCGCACCTGCGTGCTCGCGCGCCGGTGGCGTCACCTCTGGGCGTCCGCGCCCTGCGTCGACCTCCGCCTGCGCCACTCCTCCGGCCGCGACGCCGACCCGCCGAAGGAGTTCCGCCACTTCGTgcaccgcctcttcctcctccgcgaCGCGTCGGCGCCAGTGGGCACGCTCCGCCTGCGGTCCGACGACGAGGACGCGGGCTACTACGAGGAAGACGCCAACGTGTGGATCAGGGCCACCATCAACCGCAACGCACAGGTCATCCATCTCGCCGGGCATCGCTCGGAGATCGCGTCGTTGGACCGCGTGCAGTTCGTCTCCTGCCACCTCAAGGTCCTGAAGCTGTCGTATGCCAGGCTCAACGACAATATGCTCAAGCAGCTCTCTACCAGCTGCAAGTCTTTGGAGGAGCTGGATCTGAAGGATTGCCTGGTGACAGGCCCTGGGATTGTGTCCGACTCTTTGAAGAACTTAATCCTGCTCAAGTGCAAGATCAACTGCGCCTTCTCCATTGCTGCCCCGAACCTCCTACTTCTGCGCCTCACCACGCCTTACGTCCGGGTCCCATCGTTCAAGAACTTGGGGTCGCTGGTCACAGGCACTATCATACTTGATGACTCTTTCTTGGGTGATGACTTTGAACACATCAGTGATGAAGATGACCGTGATGGAACTACTGATGACGACGGGGATGGGAGCGatgataatgattggacagagAGCTCTAAGATTCATGATGACTCTTCCTTGGGTGATGATTTTGGATATGATCATTTTATAAGGTTTGGATATGGACATACTTTTGCTGAAGAAAGTTACACACACGGTCATTACAAGGATAATTTTGATTATGGCAGTGATATCGATAGCGATGACAATACCTATGAATACAGTGAGATTGCAAATGATGCAAAGTATGGCTGCAAAGGTAAAGGCCATCTTTCCAGTAAAGATGGTAACTATGGTGGAAACGGAGAATGCAATGATAGGAAGATTTTAGGTGGACGTCATGTTCTTGAGTCTCTTTCAAGTGCTAGAACTTTGGAGTTGTTGACTGATGCTGGAGAGGTATAGCTGTCATCACCTTTTACTGGTTTCTCTATCTTTGAGTATGATTTTTTTCCTTATATAGCCATAATTGTTTTTCTAACAGCTATTTCTGAGGTTTGCGAAAGAAATTTATGTTACTCCCAACGGAACACATATATGTCCAATGAGCACATTTCTTACATAAGTAGCAACCCCTGGTTAGAAAGGCACAGTTGAATTGGAGAAGAGTTTAGATCAAGAAATTAGTACTAGCTTATTTCATCATCAAATGTAGTAGGTGAAATCAATGAGATATGAAAGTATGCAGCTTCAAGAGAGCATtatttattatttcagattattgtttcttatttttttattcttGCAGTAGTGTGTGTTTTTAAATGATTACTGTTTAAATCATTTTGTAATTAACTATTTTGAGTCTGCATACCAGAAAAGAATGATGAATCATATTTTACCAATAGGTGCCAATCATGGTACATATTACTATATGTCTTAATTTCTTTTTCGTGGTGGGTATGTTTGTTTTCTTCTCTGCATATTAAATAAACCTCTTGTATTCAGTATATGAAATATAAAATTGATTCAAATTACTATGTTTATTTGCTGAAAACTCATTTATGTGCAATGTGTAGGTGGTT comes from the Triticum aestivum cultivar Chinese Spring unplaced genomic scaffold, IWGSC CS RefSeq v2.1 scaffold307685, whole genome shotgun sequence genome and includes:
- the LOC123175943 gene encoding uncharacterized protein — encoded protein: MRRSTTQRPGPRRGAGLKPGSRGPAAAKPDHHSALPDALLHRIMSSLKAWEAVRTCVLARRWRHLWASAPCVDLRLRHSSGRDADPPKEFRHFVHRLFLLRDASAPVGTLRLRSDDEDAGYYEEDANVWIRATINRNAQVIHLAGHRSEIASLDRVQFVSCHLKVLKLSYARLNDNMLKQLSTSCKSLEELDLKDCLVTGPGIVSDSLKNLILLKCKINCAFSIAAPNLLLLRLTTPYVRVPSFKNLGSLVTGTIILDDSFLGDDFEHISDEDDRDGTTDDDGDGSDDNDWTESSKIHDDSSLGDDFGYDHFIRFGYGHTFAEESYTHGHYKDNFDYGSDIDSDDNTYEYSEIANDAKYGCKGKGHLSSKDGNYGGNGECNDRKILGGRHVLESLSSARTLELLTDAGEVVLSRELNMCPTFGNLKTLSLGEWCMTADFDALIFLLQHSPNIQKLFLQLKINFNTRKASETGIKLQGRSFTCKDLQMVKITCSKDDGRVHKLANLFRANGIPLKKIYVRRSGSAYLRSQKQMKEFARRELEFWGM